In one Candidatus Rokuibacteriota bacterium genomic region, the following are encoded:
- the efp gene encoding elongation factor P: protein MQVSTNDFRKGLKIEVDGAPYTIVDFQHVKPGKGGAFVRTKLKHLKLGTVIDRTFRAEEKVPLVDFEEKRMQFLYRDDRFHFMDLETYDQIALSEEEVGEARDLLKENTEVDVLYVADAAIGLELPTFVELAVVKTDPGVRGDTASGGSKPATLETGAVVTVPLFINEGDLVKVDTRTRAYIARVGVASGSG from the coding sequence ATGCAGGTTTCCACGAACGACTTCAGGAAGGGGCTCAAGATCGAGGTGGACGGAGCCCCGTACACGATCGTGGACTTCCAGCACGTCAAGCCCGGGAAGGGTGGCGCGTTCGTCCGGACCAAGCTGAAGCACCTGAAGCTGGGGACCGTGATCGACAGGACCTTCAGGGCCGAGGAGAAAGTCCCGCTGGTCGACTTCGAGGAGAAGCGGATGCAGTTCCTCTACCGGGACGACCGCTTCCATTTCATGGACCTGGAGACCTACGACCAGATCGCGCTCTCGGAGGAGGAAGTCGGCGAGGCCCGCGACCTCCTCAAGGAGAACACCGAGGTGGACGTGCTGTACGTGGCGGACGCGGCCATCGGGCTCGAGCTCCCCACCTTCGTGGAGCTCGCCGTGGTGAAGACGGACCCGGGCGTCCGGGGCGACACCGCCTCGGGCGGGTCCAAGCCTGCCACGCTGGAAACGGGCGCCGTCGTCACGGTGCCGCTGTTCATCAACGAAGGCGACCTGGTCAAGGTGGACACGCGAACCCGCGCCTACATCGCTCGTGTGGGTGTCGCCTCCGGTTCGGGGTAA
- a CDS encoding type II secretion system protein translates to MTRLSREGGFTMVELLVTIAILGMVAGAVFTVYQVFQQTYTRASGLEDAQLGVRAGLDRMATELRLAGAYYTGASNAGAAITAATSTSITFLGDIDADTLSSAGAEVLLSNAAASGANQIVVDRATGFSASEYVHIANGAFREARQIVSTYTAGNTTIPLATGTTLTRAYPANSIVRSVESVTYSYDSSAKTLTRSLNAGTAEIVVDNVYGLTFTYYKTDGTTTTTTAADIYEIQIGLTTQGSDGSRRTLNSRVRPRNLGLS, encoded by the coding sequence GTGACACGGCTCAGTCGGGAAGGCGGCTTCACCATGGTCGAGCTGCTCGTCACCATCGCCATCCTGGGCATGGTGGCCGGAGCCGTCTTCACGGTCTACCAGGTCTTCCAGCAGACCTACACGCGCGCTTCAGGGCTGGAGGACGCCCAGCTCGGCGTCCGCGCGGGCCTGGACCGGATGGCCACCGAGCTTCGGCTTGCCGGGGCTTACTATACCGGCGCCAGCAACGCGGGGGCCGCGATCACCGCGGCCACCTCCACGAGCATCACCTTTCTCGGCGACATCGACGCGGACACGCTCAGCAGCGCCGGAGCCGAGGTCCTGCTGTCGAACGCCGCCGCCAGCGGGGCCAACCAGATCGTCGTTGACCGCGCCACGGGCTTCTCCGCCAGTGAGTACGTCCACATCGCTAACGGTGCTTTCCGGGAAGCGAGACAGATCGTGTCGACCTACACCGCCGGAAACACCACCATCCCCCTAGCCACGGGCACGACGCTCACGCGTGCCTACCCCGCAAACAGCATCGTCCGCTCCGTCGAGAGCGTGACGTACAGCTACGACTCGTCGGCAAAAACCCTCACGCGGAGCCTGAACGCCGGCACCGCCGAGATTGTCGTCGACAACGTCTACGGCCTGACGTTCACTTACTACAAAACAGACGGGACGACGACCACCACGACTGCCGCCGACATCTATGAGATCCAGATCGGCCTCACCACCCAGGGGAGCGACGGGAGCCGCCGCACGCTGAACTCGCGGGTGCGCCCCCGGAACCTGGGCCTCTCATAA
- the aroB gene encoding 3-dehydroquinate synthase codes for MTEITVNLGPRSYPIVVGAGSLDTVGERLRGLGVGRRAVLLSDSSIMARYGPRVTASLAAAGFTTTEILVPEGETAKTLDLAERCWEACLAARLDRTSTLLALGGGAVGDLGGFVAATYMRGIHLVQLPTTLLAQVDAAIGGKNAINHPRVKNLIGTFHQPRLVIADPQALLTLSDREFKSGLAEVVKHGIVLDAGYFADVEAHVAELLSRDLPTLERIVTGSCRLKGRVVEADETEAQLRAVLNYGHTIGHALEAATRYSRWNHGEADALGIAVEALIAERLGLADPETTQRQVRLLEAIGLPVTFSGVEVGAVLEAIRHDKKAREGKVPFVLAPRIGTHRLVFDIPEELVSAVIREIQAEALAGGRRR; via the coding sequence ATGACGGAAATCACGGTCAATTTGGGTCCGCGCTCCTACCCCATCGTGGTCGGTGCGGGAAGCCTGGACACCGTCGGCGAGCGGCTCCGCGGCCTGGGCGTCGGTCGGCGGGCGGTCCTCCTGAGCGACAGCTCGATCATGGCCCGCTACGGACCGCGCGTGACCGCGAGCCTCGCCGCCGCCGGCTTCACGACCACGGAGATCCTCGTCCCCGAGGGAGAGACGGCCAAAACGCTCGACCTGGCGGAGCGGTGCTGGGAGGCCTGCCTCGCCGCGAGGCTCGATCGGACCTCGACGCTCCTCGCCCTCGGCGGCGGCGCCGTGGGCGACCTCGGGGGCTTCGTAGCGGCGACGTACATGCGAGGGATCCACCTCGTCCAGCTCCCCACGACGCTCCTGGCCCAGGTCGACGCCGCCATCGGGGGGAAGAACGCCATCAACCATCCCCGGGTGAAGAACCTGATCGGCACCTTCCACCAGCCCCGCCTCGTCATCGCCGACCCTCAGGCGCTCCTGACGCTGTCCGACCGGGAGTTCAAGTCTGGCCTGGCCGAGGTGGTGAAGCACGGGATCGTCCTGGACGCCGGCTACTTCGCCGACGTCGAAGCCCACGTCGCCGAGCTCCTGAGCCGCGACCTCCCGACCCTCGAGCGCATCGTCACCGGCTCCTGCCGGCTGAAGGGGCGGGTCGTCGAAGCCGACGAGACCGAGGCGCAGCTTCGGGCGGTGCTGAACTACGGCCACACGATTGGCCACGCCCTCGAGGCGGCCACCAGATACTCGCGGTGGAACCACGGTGAGGCGGATGCGCTTGGGATCGCGGTCGAAGCTCTGATCGCGGAGCGCCTCGGGCTGGCCGATCCTGAAACGACACAACGGCAGGTCCGGCTCCTGGAGGCCATCGGCCTCCCGGTCACGTTCTCGGGGGTGGAGGTCGGCGCCGTCCTCGAGGCCATCCGCCACGACAAGAAAGCCCGGGAGGGAAAGGTCCCCTTCGTCCTCGCGCCGAGGATCGGGACCCACCGGCTCGTCTTCGACATTCCCGAGGAGCTGGTCAGCGCCGTCATCCGGGAGATCCAGGCCGAGGCCCTTGCAGGGGGTCGCCGGCGCTGA
- the pilM gene encoding type IV pilus assembly protein PilM, with protein MGLFPTEKLAGLFKKKQDVLGLDVGSSAVKLVQLGLGPKGYLLQAMAIVPLPPEAISEGAIKDPPLVVTAIKEAVTKAGVKEKDAVIAVSGRELSVQKFQLQKVPPKERDGFIRIQAEGQIPFPIAEVYFDYQIVAESPEETGTMDVMLVAAKQSKVNEYVAVVEGAGLTPLVVDLDSFALQNQFEINNPDLLQEVVALIDVGASMMKTNVVRGGTSIFARDIPFGGDSYTQAIAERLSVPLDKAEAVKRRADESVNWDEVAPALEEVSRELSLEMQRTFDYIASSTEAEQISRIVLSGGCAKLAGLDEFLASSWGIPVEISKPFQNVEFDPARFPAEELEAAGPLLAVAVGLGMRRPGDKAA; from the coding sequence ATGGGTCTGTTCCCCACGGAAAAGCTGGCGGGGCTCTTCAAGAAGAAACAAGACGTGCTCGGCCTCGACGTGGGGTCGAGCGCCGTCAAGCTGGTCCAGCTCGGGCTGGGCCCCAAGGGCTACCTCCTCCAGGCCATGGCAATCGTCCCCCTGCCGCCGGAAGCGATCAGCGAAGGCGCCATCAAGGACCCCCCATTGGTTGTGACCGCCATCAAGGAGGCGGTGACCAAGGCGGGAGTCAAGGAGAAAGACGCGGTCATCGCCGTCTCGGGCCGGGAGCTCAGCGTCCAGAAGTTCCAGCTCCAGAAAGTGCCGCCCAAGGAGCGGGACGGCTTCATCCGGATCCAGGCCGAGGGACAGATCCCCTTCCCCATCGCCGAGGTCTACTTCGACTATCAGATCGTGGCTGAGTCGCCCGAGGAGACGGGCACGATGGATGTAATGCTCGTCGCCGCCAAGCAGAGCAAGGTCAACGAGTACGTCGCCGTGGTGGAGGGAGCCGGGCTCACCCCCTTGGTGGTGGACCTGGACTCGTTTGCGCTGCAGAACCAGTTCGAGATCAACAACCCGGACCTGCTCCAGGAGGTCGTGGCGCTCATCGACGTCGGGGCCTCCATGATGAAGACCAACGTGGTCCGGGGCGGCACCTCCATCTTCGCCCGCGACATCCCGTTTGGCGGCGATAGTTACACGCAGGCGATCGCCGAGCGGCTCAGTGTCCCCTTGGACAAGGCGGAGGCCGTCAAGCGCCGCGCGGACGAGAGCGTGAACTGGGACGAGGTGGCCCCGGCGCTGGAAGAAGTCTCACGGGAGCTATCCCTGGAGATGCAGCGGACCTTCGACTACATCGCCTCCAGCACAGAGGCTGAACAGATCAGCCGGATCGTCCTGTCCGGCGGCTGCGCCAAGCTGGCGGGGCTCGACGAGTTCCTCGCCTCAAGCTGGGGCATCCCGGTGGAGATCAGCAAGCCGTTCCAGAACGTCGAGTTCGACCCCGCCCGTTTCCCGGCCGAGGAGCTAGAGGCTGCCGGTCCCCTGCTTGCGGTCGCCGTGGGCCTCGGGATGCGGCGCCCCGGGGACAAGGCCGCATGA
- a CDS encoding PilN domain-containing protein: MIKINLLPARPRKAIAIELPALPWFGILFGIVYLVVFGGGLYWYRGLAQEASQLAAEKAQLEAELKTLEAAIAKGKAFREKAQELEKRLAAIELIAKNQARPVYLLDALADMIPRDLWLTGFEEKQNQLRLLGSAYSPTALADLMSNLRGSGQFKDVDLVLSRRDPAKSPPVVTFEVVCSFGL; the protein is encoded by the coding sequence ATGATCAAGATCAACCTGCTCCCCGCCCGCCCCCGCAAGGCGATCGCCATCGAGCTGCCCGCGCTCCCGTGGTTCGGAATCCTCTTCGGCATCGTATACCTGGTGGTCTTCGGCGGCGGGCTCTACTGGTACCGGGGACTCGCCCAGGAAGCCAGCCAGCTCGCCGCCGAGAAGGCCCAGCTGGAGGCGGAGCTGAAGACGCTTGAGGCCGCCATCGCCAAAGGGAAGGCGTTCAGAGAGAAGGCCCAGGAGCTGGAGAAGCGCCTCGCCGCCATCGAGCTGATCGCGAAGAACCAGGCGCGCCCGGTCTACCTCCTCGACGCCCTGGCGGACATGATCCCGCGCGACCTCTGGCTCACCGGGTTCGAGGAAAAGCAGAACCAGCTCCGCCTCCTGGGCAGCGCCTATTCGCCGACAGCGCTCGCCGACCTCATGTCGAACCTCCGCGGCTCGGGGCAGTTCAAAGACGTTGACCTCGTCCTCTCCCGCCGGGATCCGGCCAAGAGTCCCCCGGTCGTCACGTTCGAGGTCGTCTGCTCCTTCGGACTCTGA
- the aroC gene encoding chorismate synthase, translating into MSTAFRFLTAGESHGEALVAVVEGVPAGLPLTEADINTDLARRQKGYGRGGRMKIERDRVHILSGVRWGFTLGSPITLQIANLDWENWKATMSVAPPEPGAPAKQVTRPRPGHADLAGAMKYGHKDIRNVLERSSARETTARVAVAGVAKRLLREFGIEILSHVVEIGGVRIGEVDLPWEEIRRRAEASEVRCADPEAEARMIAAIDAARDKGDTLGGVFEVVAVGCPVGLGSYAQWDRRLDGRLAQAFCSIQAIKGAEIGLGFETARRPGSQVHDEILFDHDAGFKRASNNAGGLEGGVTNGQPVVVRAAMKPLSTLRTPLRSVDVATKEAVEAVVERSDVCAVPAAGIVGEAMMAIVLGQAFLEKFGGDSLEEIRHNYQAYQDSLKAW; encoded by the coding sequence GTGAGCACCGCGTTCAGGTTCCTCACCGCGGGTGAGTCGCACGGCGAGGCCTTGGTCGCGGTCGTGGAGGGCGTCCCCGCCGGGCTGCCACTGACCGAAGCCGACATCAACACCGACCTGGCGCGCCGCCAGAAGGGGTACGGCCGCGGCGGCCGGATGAAGATCGAGCGCGACCGGGTCCACATCCTCTCCGGCGTCCGCTGGGGTTTCACTCTCGGCAGCCCGATCACCCTCCAGATCGCCAACCTGGACTGGGAGAACTGGAAGGCCACGATGTCCGTGGCGCCTCCCGAACCCGGCGCGCCCGCCAAGCAGGTCACCCGCCCGCGCCCTGGCCACGCCGACCTCGCCGGCGCCATGAAATACGGCCACAAGGACATCCGAAACGTGCTGGAACGCTCGAGCGCGCGGGAGACCACCGCGCGAGTGGCCGTGGCAGGGGTCGCCAAGCGTCTCCTCCGCGAGTTCGGGATCGAGATCCTGAGCCACGTGGTCGAGATCGGTGGGGTTCGCATCGGCGAGGTGGACCTCCCGTGGGAGGAGATCAGGCGCCGGGCCGAGGCCTCGGAAGTGCGGTGCGCCGACCCCGAGGCTGAGGCGCGGATGATCGCCGCCATCGACGCCGCCAGGGACAAGGGGGACACCCTCGGCGGGGTCTTCGAGGTCGTGGCGGTCGGCTGCCCCGTCGGCCTGGGCTCCTACGCGCAGTGGGATCGACGCCTGGACGGCAGGCTCGCCCAAGCCTTCTGCTCCATCCAGGCGATCAAGGGGGCCGAGATCGGCCTCGGGTTCGAAACCGCCCGCAGGCCCGGCTCCCAGGTCCACGACGAGATCCTCTTCGACCACGACGCGGGCTTCAAGCGCGCGAGCAACAACGCGGGAGGCCTGGAGGGCGGGGTCACGAACGGCCAGCCCGTCGTCGTGCGGGCTGCGATGAAGCCCCTCTCGACCCTCAGGACTCCGCTCCGCTCGGTTGACGTCGCCACCAAAGAGGCGGTGGAGGCGGTCGTGGAACGGAGCGACGTCTGCGCCGTCCCCGCCGCCGGCATCGTGGGCGAGGCGATGATGGCCATCGTCCTGGGCCAGGCTTTCCTCGAGAAGTTCGGCGGCGACAGCCTGGAGGAGATCCGCCACAACTACCAGGCCTACCAGGACTCGCTGAAAGCCTGGTAG
- a CDS encoding AMIN domain-containing protein, whose product MTVARWILALVVALGSLAPAAGGNPSAESLVQLKDITTEAREDGLTVQLLTTGQPTYKHGLIDTPWRIVIDLEGTAYGWRTAPLTVNTDPLRQIRGSQYRKGVSRVVLELSRKVGYRLAEGPAGLTVKLEPSPVVRSKGELGAIVPAQAMPSEGGSAPLPNLPPERVAPAEPALERTYSGSKQAKAEPEKPATAETPKPVAKAEPVKAEAPKPVELVVAKPVERPVAKAAAPKPVAEAEPAKPEAAKPAEREPAKPVATPVAKAEAPAVAPRPAVEPKAEPKKESTQPQAQQAPEPAPALVRVAQAPSAPAQPPAPPPGQRLISFDFKDAEIVNLLRILAAESGKNIVAGEDVKGKISITLRNVTWELALDTILEARGLQKIEKENVIRIVSSEQLAKESELKAKAEEARVKAAEAKAKAEAEIRAKVAEAQLKEQEVLQRKLAAEAAKAEAEARGPLKEETIRLSYADPEDVVKTLIGILGIPPEGALPAEPTVLPGAPPPIAPSVPTGAPPIMEPPFSQLYGPGAQPPPRPTVSVSAEVLAKGITIRAHKPTNSIFIRHYEADLERIKKLIREKLDVPLPQIKIEARMEILDRSAFEGVGIQLGGALLRTAGRSTIVGKGFQNIRPSVGDKAFEKEDLASTPPFRLFSPNPAFVGLLPINPGTGLPTGFNLVTLPLSQTPAGAIHFGIVGTKFNLNLVLEALKTQGKTTSLARPEIITVENTKASISLGEEIPYATVSSAGTQIQFKEALLKLEVTPTVVREAEFNRIKMKVVVENNARGAATVNLGSGGSPPVINRRKAETEVLIKEGEHLVIGGVTQRTTSELVRKVPILGDIPILGWLFKTRESSIDPDRELVVFITPTVLKTDQSVASTPAQPPSSRPRTP is encoded by the coding sequence ATGACAGTGGCTCGATGGATTTTGGCTCTCGTCGTCGCGCTGGGGTCCCTGGCCCCGGCAGCCGGGGGGAATCCGTCCGCGGAATCGCTCGTCCAGCTGAAGGACATCACCACGGAGGCCAGGGAAGACGGCCTCACGGTTCAGCTCCTCACCACCGGCCAGCCCACGTACAAGCACGGGCTGATCGATACCCCCTGGCGGATCGTCATCGATCTGGAGGGGACCGCGTACGGATGGCGGACAGCTCCCCTCACGGTGAACACGGACCCGCTCCGCCAGATCCGCGGCAGCCAGTACCGGAAGGGCGTGAGCCGTGTCGTCCTCGAGCTCTCGCGCAAGGTCGGGTACCGGCTCGCGGAAGGGCCCGCCGGGCTCACCGTGAAGCTGGAGCCGTCCCCGGTGGTGCGAAGCAAGGGGGAGCTCGGGGCGATCGTGCCGGCCCAGGCGATGCCCTCGGAGGGGGGCTCCGCCCCCCTTCCGAACCTCCCCCCAGAACGGGTTGCGCCGGCGGAGCCGGCGCTCGAACGCACGTATTCCGGCAGCAAGCAAGCGAAGGCCGAGCCGGAGAAGCCGGCGACCGCCGAGACGCCGAAGCCCGTGGCCAAGGCCGAGCCGGTGAAGGCGGAAGCGCCGAAGCCGGTGGAACTTGTCGTCGCGAAACCCGTTGAGAGGCCCGTGGCGAAGGCGGCGGCACCAAAGCCCGTGGCCGAGGCTGAGCCGGCCAAGCCAGAGGCCGCGAAGCCAGCCGAACGCGAGCCTGCCAAACCCGTCGCGACGCCTGTGGCGAAAGCCGAAGCGCCCGCCGTCGCGCCCAGGCCCGCCGTCGAGCCCAAGGCCGAGCCCAAGAAAGAGAGCACGCAGCCTCAGGCCCAACAGGCGCCCGAGCCCGCCCCTGCGCTAGTCCGTGTCGCTCAGGCGCCGAGCGCCCCGGCCCAGCCGCCGGCCCCGCCGCCGGGCCAGCGGCTCATCTCGTTCGACTTCAAGGACGCCGAGATCGTGAACCTCCTCAGAATCCTGGCCGCCGAGAGCGGAAAGAACATCGTGGCCGGTGAAGACGTCAAGGGGAAGATCTCGATCACGCTCCGGAACGTCACGTGGGAACTGGCGCTGGACACCATCCTGGAGGCGCGCGGGCTCCAGAAGATCGAAAAGGAGAACGTGATCCGCATCGTCTCCTCGGAGCAGCTCGCCAAGGAGAGCGAGCTCAAGGCGAAGGCGGAGGAGGCTCGGGTCAAGGCGGCGGAGGCCAAGGCCAAAGCAGAGGCCGAGATCAGGGCCAAGGTCGCCGAGGCCCAGCTCAAGGAGCAGGAGGTGCTCCAGCGCAAGCTCGCCGCCGAGGCCGCCAAGGCCGAGGCTGAGGCCCGCGGCCCCCTCAAGGAGGAAACGATCCGCCTCAGCTACGCCGATCCGGAGGACGTGGTAAAGACCCTCATCGGAATCCTGGGCATCCCACCCGAGGGGGCCCTGCCGGCGGAGCCAACCGTGCTTCCCGGCGCGCCGCCGCCGATTGCTCCGAGCGTGCCCACCGGCGCGCCACCGATCATGGAGCCCCCGTTCTCCCAGCTCTACGGTCCCGGAGCCCAGCCGCCGCCGAGGCCAACCGTTTCTGTCTCGGCTGAGGTCCTGGCCAAGGGGATCACCATCCGGGCCCACAAGCCCACGAACTCGATCTTCATTCGCCACTACGAGGCGGATCTGGAGCGGATCAAGAAGCTGATCAGAGAGAAGCTGGACGTGCCGCTCCCCCAGATCAAGATCGAGGCGCGGATGGAGATCCTGGACCGGAGCGCCTTCGAGGGCGTCGGGATCCAGCTCGGCGGGGCCCTGTTGAGAACCGCCGGCCGGTCAACCATCGTGGGGAAGGGCTTTCAGAACATCAGGCCCTCCGTCGGGGACAAGGCGTTCGAGAAAGAGGACCTCGCCAGCACTCCGCCGTTCCGGCTCTTCTCCCCCAACCCGGCCTTCGTCGGGCTCCTGCCCATCAACCCGGGCACTGGCCTCCCGACCGGGTTCAACCTGGTGACCCTTCCCCTCAGCCAGACCCCGGCAGGAGCCATCCATTTCGGGATCGTCGGCACCAAGTTCAACCTGAACCTGGTCCTCGAAGCGCTGAAGACCCAGGGCAAGACCACGTCCCTGGCGCGCCCCGAGATCATCACCGTGGAGAATACCAAGGCCAGCATCAGCCTCGGCGAAGAGATCCCGTACGCGACGGTCAGCTCGGCGGGCACCCAGATCCAGTTCAAGGAAGCCCTCCTCAAGCTCGAGGTGACGCCGACGGTGGTGCGCGAGGCCGAGTTCAACAGGATCAAGATGAAGGTCGTCGTCGAGAACAACGCCCGCGGCGCTGCCACCGTCAACCTCGGCTCCGGCGGGTCGCCGCCGGTCATCAACCGGCGCAAGGCCGAGACGGAGGTTCTCATCAAGGAAGGCGAGCACCTGGTCATCGGCGGCGTGACGCAGCGCACGACGAGCGAGCTCGTCAGGAAAGTGCCCATCCTGGGCGACATCCCCATTCTCGGCTGGCTCTTCAAAACGCGGGAAAGCTCCATCGACCCGGACCGGGAGCTCGTGGTCTTCATCACGCCGACAGTCCTCAAGACTGACCAGTCCGTGGCCAGCACCCCTGCGCAACCGCCGAGCAGCAGGCCCAGGACACCGTGA
- a CDS encoding tetratricopeptide repeat protein, with product MADALPRSGGAGPAQDPSAASAIRRYEEWLAKDPTSLAFAPLAEAYRKAGRTRDAIALCAAGLQRYPHYTTARVILAKAYLAEGNQDGAVAELTAAVSQAPDDIRSHRMLADLALKRGELERAIAHLKRVTELDPADRESRAALDLLAERRAPGEGSPILRLLDDDTFVTVTFGTLCLEQGLTDEAAAIFLRIARRDPSNGSAWRRLEEALAARRERRKG from the coding sequence ATGGCTGATGCTCTCCCTCGCTCCGGCGGGGCAGGCCCCGCACAGGATCCGTCGGCTGCCAGCGCCATCCGCCGGTACGAGGAGTGGCTGGCCAAGGATCCGACCTCGCTGGCGTTCGCCCCGCTGGCCGAGGCCTACCGAAAGGCGGGACGGACCCGGGATGCGATCGCGCTCTGCGCCGCGGGGCTCCAGCGGTATCCCCACTACACGACGGCGCGCGTGATCCTCGCCAAGGCCTATCTCGCCGAGGGAAACCAGGACGGCGCCGTCGCGGAGCTCACGGCTGCCGTGTCCCAGGCTCCCGATGATATCCGGAGCCACAGGATGCTTGCCGACCTGGCGCTCAAGCGGGGTGAGCTGGAGCGCGCCATCGCGCACCTGAAGCGCGTGACCGAGCTGGATCCTGCCGACCGCGAGTCCCGGGCCGCGCTGGACCTGCTCGCTGAACGGCGCGCGCCCGGCGAGGGGTCGCCGATCCTGCGGCTCCTGGACGACGACACCTTCGTGACGGTCACCTTCGGGACCCTCTGCCTCGAGCAAGGGCTGACGGACGAGGCAGCCGCGATCTTCCTCCGGATCGCCAGGCGCGATCCGTCGAACGGGTCGGCATGGCGACGCCTGGAGGAAGCGCTCGCTGCCCGGCGCGAGCGCCGAAAGGGGTAG
- a CDS encoding PIN domain-containing protein produces MTRVIFDSDLYIDWMEAGLHEELLLARPLVRYMSTVVLLELQAGALEPAAAEAVRDLYRTFRRTGRLLTPSPATFWRAGSALRVLQQHYRLDLRRRFRLVNDCLIALSSRQIGATVLTRNERDFRLIQQIVPFSLVIVL; encoded by the coding sequence ATGACGCGGGTCATCTTTGACTCCGACCTGTACATCGACTGGATGGAGGCTGGCCTGCATGAGGAACTGCTGCTGGCGCGGCCGTTGGTCCGCTACATGAGCACGGTCGTGCTCCTCGAACTGCAGGCGGGCGCCCTGGAGCCTGCGGCGGCAGAGGCCGTCCGCGACCTTTATCGGACCTTCCGCCGAACAGGACGATTGCTGACTCCATCCCCTGCGACCTTCTGGCGGGCCGGTTCCGCCCTCCGCGTGCTCCAGCAGCACTATAGGCTCGATCTCCGGCGGCGTTTCCGGTTAGTGAACGACTGCCTCATCGCCTTGTCCAGCAGACAGATCGGAGCCACTGTGCTTACGCGAAACGAGCGCGATTTTCGGCTCATCCAACAGATAGTCCCTTTCTCCCTCGTCATCGTGCTCTAA
- a CDS encoding pilus assembly protein PilP gives MRRLVWTAAVGLVGLLSGCGGSPPPAQAAQVPAPPPPKPAVTPREPQVKPLPAIAYQARGRRDPFRPPVTEVQEKGGPTGLQTASLKLVGIVQGRDSLLALVESADGLGYILRPGDLIGDGRVAEIGPDSVTFTVPGRPGQPPTRTVLKLKTD, from the coding sequence GTGAGGCGTCTGGTATGGACGGCCGCTGTGGGGCTCGTCGGCCTTCTCAGCGGGTGCGGGGGAAGCCCGCCGCCCGCCCAGGCGGCCCAGGTGCCGGCGCCCCCGCCGCCGAAGCCCGCGGTCACGCCGAGGGAGCCCCAGGTCAAACCGCTCCCGGCGATCGCCTACCAGGCCAGGGGACGGCGAGATCCGTTCAGGCCGCCCGTCACGGAGGTTCAGGAGAAGGGAGGCCCCACCGGCCTTCAGACCGCGTCGCTCAAGCTCGTCGGCATCGTCCAGGGTCGCGACAGCCTGCTGGCGCTGGTGGAGAGCGCCGACGGACTTGGATACATCCTCCGACCCGGCGACCTGATCGGGGATGGCCGGGTGGCGGAGATCGGGCCCGACAGTGTAACCTTCACTGTGCCCGGGCGACCGGGGCAGCCGCCGACCCGCACAGTGCTGAAGCTCAAAACGGACTGA
- the pilO gene encoding type 4a pilus biogenesis protein PilO, with product MAFEFITEAPGWQKAVLGILPLAFIGGGGYYFVVSPKLAEVQQLSGEKDALQKKVIQGRTDRKNLAGFEAKAKELEQRVTAARERLPAEKEIPKLYRQISDLATQQGLTVSLFQPKAPQDKDYYAEVPIQLNADAGYHQLGEFFEKLAKLPRIVTLGDFRLVAIERPTGTLQAELTLLTYLARPEGAPKPKPPPGAKK from the coding sequence ATGGCGTTCGAGTTCATCACCGAGGCTCCCGGCTGGCAGAAGGCGGTGCTCGGCATCCTGCCCCTCGCCTTCATCGGAGGCGGCGGCTACTACTTCGTGGTCTCGCCCAAGCTGGCCGAGGTGCAGCAGCTCAGCGGGGAGAAGGACGCGCTTCAGAAGAAGGTGATCCAGGGCAGGACGGATCGCAAGAACCTGGCCGGTTTCGAGGCGAAGGCGAAGGAACTCGAGCAGCGCGTGACCGCCGCGCGCGAACGGCTCCCGGCCGAGAAGGAGATCCCGAAGCTCTACCGTCAGATCTCGGACCTGGCCACGCAGCAAGGCCTGACGGTCAGCCTGTTCCAGCCAAAGGCGCCCCAGGACAAGGACTACTATGCCGAGGTCCCCATCCAGCTCAACGCCGATGCGGGGTACCACCAGCTCGGCGAGTTCTTCGAGAAGCTGGCCAAGCTCCCGCGCATCGTCACGCTGGGCGACTTCAGGCTCGTGGCGATCGAACGCCCGACGGGCACGCTCCAGGCCGAGCTGACCCTGCTCACGTACCTCGCCCGTCCCGAAGGGGCACCCAAGCCGAAACCTCCCCCCGGAGCGAAGAAGTGA
- a CDS encoding prepilin-type N-terminal cleavage/methylation domain-containing protein codes for MRERGFTLIETLIAIAILTVGIIGVGATLAIQTSGVASGISFGQAAVTRGHYVSTAAMLAQERMEQVKRLTYTVTVDDFGGGSTPTGLSDEDYNTITIPGYGNLKYGNFKRQVRVEHTTPAANMKTIKVTVTYKLPKEASISEESLTIGTIIAARP; via the coding sequence ATGAGGGAACGCGGTTTCACGCTCATCGAAACGCTGATCGCAATCGCCATCCTGACGGTCGGGATCATCGGCGTTGGGGCGACGCTCGCGATCCAGACCAGCGGGGTGGCCTCGGGCATCTCGTTCGGCCAGGCCGCGGTCACGCGGGGTCACTACGTCTCGACGGCCGCCATGCTCGCCCAGGAGCGGATGGAGCAGGTGAAGCGGCTGACATATACCGTGACAGTTGACGACTTCGGCGGCGGCTCTACGCCGACAGGCTTGTCCGACGAAGACTACAACACCATCACGATCCCCGGCTACGGCAACTTGAAGTACGGCAACTTCAAGCGGCAGGTGCGAGTCGAACACACGACCCCGGCTGCGAACATGAAGACGATCAAAGTCACCGTGACCTACAAGCTCCCCAAAGAGGCCAGCATCAGCGAGGAGAGCCTCACGATCGGCACGATCATCGCCGCGCGGCCCTAG